Proteins encoded by one window of Elaeis guineensis isolate ETL-2024a chromosome 12, EG11, whole genome shotgun sequence:
- the LOC105054720 gene encoding RING-H2 finger protein ATL79 produces MAAPSQEASLSSPPPPPVNEWGPYSGAGDFGTNMLIILAALFVGLLIAVALTAVIRFLFCGAARRHPSPADPEKQVAPPSAAEAEGTTLVFTEGTRLARVEAECAICLAEFVEGDGVRVLTPCDHGFHVHCIERWLAARSSCPTCRSSCHVAVGPGRKSPVLETGL; encoded by the coding sequence ATGGCGGCCCCTTCCCAAGAGGCGTCCCTCTCCTCCCCTCCGCCGCCGCCCGTCAACGAGTGGGGCCCCTACTCTGGTGCGGGCGACTTCGGGACCAACATGCTCATCATCCTCGCCGCCCTCTTCGTCGGGCTCCTCATCGCCGTCGCCCTCACCGCCGTCATCCGCTTCCTCTTCTGCGGCGCTGCCCGCCGCCACCCTTCGCCGGCGGACCCCGAGAAGCAGGTGGCGCCGCCTTCCGCTGCGGAGGCGGAGGGGACGACGCTGGTGTTCACGGAAGGGACGAGGCTGGCCAGGGTGGAGGCGGAGTGCGCCATCTGCCTCGCCGAGTTCGTGGAGGGAGACGGAGTGAGGGTCTTGACGCCGTGTGACCACGGGTTCCATGTCCACTGCATCGAGCGGTGGCTGGCCGCAAGGAGCTCCTGTCCGACCTGCCGTTCCAGCTGCCACGTGGCAGTGGGACCCGGGAGGAAGAGCCCAGTGTTGGAGACGGGgttatag
- the LOC105054801 gene encoding ABC transporter B family member 19-like, giving the protein MPPAHHRKSPIECETRAEDVIDTRKTTPSSSPKSKTKPLPFRRLLSYADAIDWLLMALGTCGCVVHGMALPIGYLLLGKALDAFGNNITDEDAMVRALNKVVPFVWYMAIATLPAGILEISCFMHASERQMARFRLEFLKAVLSQDIGAFDTDLTTAKIITRITNHMSIIQDAIGEKLGHFISSFSTFFVGVIIAFVCCWQVGLLTLLVLPLILIIGATYTSKMNIISAVRMQYLSEATSVVEQTLSHIKTVFSFVGEMSAVNSFTRCMEKQYILSKKEAVIKGLGLGSFQAATFCSWALIVWVGAVAVTARKASGGETLAAVMSILFGAISITYAAPDLEIFNRAKAAGHEVFKVIERKPGISYENKGKTLENIVGEIDIQGVHFSYPSREDKLILQDFSLSIPAGRVVALVGNSGCGKSTVISLIQRFYDPTRGEIFIDGHNIKDLDLKFLRRNIAAVPQEPSLFSGNIKDNLKIGNMDASDEQIERAASTANAHSFISQLPDKYSTEVGERGVQLSGGQKQRIAIARAILKDPPILLLDEATSALDSESEKLVQDALERAMQGRTVILIAHRMSTVINSDIIAVVENGTVAQTGTHQELLESSKFYRNLFGMQNLKTDTEDSGSTGIDHTEETPETPQNSYTQASEIFEVSKEQQDHLSESPEQEIQKIKRKPVPFFRIWFGLNKLELAKTAVGSFAAAVSGISKPLFGFFIMTIGVAYYKHDARTIVAWYSVIFCLVGLLTLITHTLQHFFYGVVGETAMRNLRETLFSAVLRNEVAWFEKPENSVGFLSSHIVGDTSMIKTIISDRMSVIVQCISSILIATIVSMVVNWRMGLVAWAVMPCHFIGGLIQAKSAKGFSGDFAVAHRELVALASESASNIRTVASFVHEEQILKKAKHSLREPMRISRIESIKYGMVQGVSLCLWNIAHAVALWYTTVLVDKRQATFENGIRSYQIFSLTVPSITELWTLIPTVISAINILTPAFRILDRKTEIVPDAPEKISLERILGRIEFEEVSFNYPSRPEVVILDNFSLIIESGQKVALVGPSGAGKSSVLALLLRFYDPNEGRILIDRKEIRKYNLRWLRKQIGLVQQEPLLFSSSIRDNICYGNEGASETQIIEAASEANIHEFISGLPNGYDTIVGEKGCQLSGGQKQRIAIARTLLKRPAVLLLDEPTSALDGESERKVMSNLGSNKWGKQRGPLFRSTQITVAHRLSTVVSADVIVVMDKGKVVEMGNHATLIAATGVYSKLFQLQSQMES; this is encoded by the exons AAATCTCATGTTTCATGCATGCTAGTGAGAGACAAATGGCACGCTTCCGATTGGAATTTCTCAAAGCAGTTCTCAGTCAAGATATTGGAGCTTTTGACACTGATTTAACAACCGCGAAGATAATCACTCGAATAACAAACCACATGAGTATCATACAAGATGCAATTGGTGAGAAG ttgggCCATTTCATCTCAAGCTTCTCCACTTTCTTTGTTGGTGTCATCATTGCCTTTGTATGCTGCTGGCAAGTTGGCCTGCTCACTCTGTTGGTGCTGCCACTTATTCTCATCATTGGAGCTACATATACCAGCAAGATGAATATTATTTCAGCAGTGAGAATGCAATATTTGTCTGAAGCAACTTCAGTTGTAGAACAG ACTCTATCCCATATCAAAACTGTCTTTTCCTTTGTTGGGGAAATGTCAGCAGTAAATTCCTTCACACGTTGCATGGAGAAGCAATACATCTTGAGCAAGAAAGAAGCAGTAATAAAAGGACTGGGACTGGGATCATTCCAAGCAGCAACATTCTGCTCATGGGCCTTGATTGTTTGGGTGGGAGCAGTAGCAGTAACTGCCAGAAAAGCTAGTGGAGGCGAGACACTAGCAGCTGTAATGAGCATTCTCTTTGGAGCAAT ATCAATCACCTATGCTGCACCTGACCTTGAGATCTTTAATCGGGCAAAAGCTGCAGGACATGAAGTTTTCAAAGTGATTGAAAGGAAGCCGGGCATAAGTTATGAAAATAAAGGAAAAACATTAGAGAACATTGTTGGAGAAATAGACATACAAGGGGTGCATTTTTCTTACCCGTCCCGTGAGGACAAGCTTATCCTTCAAGACTTTTCGCTGTCCATACCAGCAGGCAGAGTGGTGGCTTTAGTGGGTAACAGCGGATGTGGGAAAAGCACTGTGATTTCCTTAATTCAACGGTTCTATGATCCAACCAGAG GTGAGATTTTCATAGATGGTCACAACATCAAGGATCTGGATCTGAAATTCCTTAGGAGGAACATAGCAGCAGTTCCACAAGAGCCATCACTCTTTTCGGGCAACATCAAAGATAATCTGAAAATTGGAAACATGGATGCAAGTGATGAACAGATAGAGAGAGCTGCATCAACAGCAAATGCACACTCATTCATATCCCAACTTCCAGACAAATACTCCACAGAG GTAGGTGAGAGAGGAGTACAATTATCAGGTGGGCAGAAACAGAGAATAGCTATAGCAAGAGCTATTCTCAAAGATCCTCCAATTCTTCTGCTTGATGAGGCCACAAGTGCACTCGATTCAGAGTCGGAAAAGCTGGTTCAAGATGCCCTTGAAAGAGCTATGCAAGGAAGAACTGTGATTTTGATAGCCCACAGAATGTCAACAGTCATCAACTCTGATATCATAGCTGTGGTTGAGAATGGAACAGTGGCACAGACTGGAACCCACCAAGAATTGCTAGAAAGCAGCAAGTTCTATCGCAACTTATTTGGCATGCAGAATCTGAAGACAGACACTGAAGACAGTGGATCAAC GGGTATAGATCATACGGAAGAAACACCAGAGACTCCTCAGAATAGTTATACACAAGCTTCTGAGATCTTTGAAGTATCTAAAGAACAGCAAGATCATTTGAGTGAATCTCCAGAGCAAGAAAtacaaaaaatcaaaagaaaaccaGTTCCCTTCTTCAGAATCTGGTTTGGATTGAACAAGCTTGAGCTCGCAAAGACTGCTGTAGGTTCTTTTGCAGCAGCTGTCTCCGGTATTTCTAAGCCACTGTTTGGATTTTTCATCATGACAATTGGAGTAGCATACTATAAGCATGATGCCAGGACGATAGTAGCATGGTATTCGGTAATATTTTGTCTTGTTGGACTTCTAACATTAATTACTCACACTTTGCAACATTTTTTCTATGGTGTGGTTGGGGAAACAGCTATGAGAAACCTCAGGGAGACTCTGTTTTCAG CTGTTCTGCGCAACGAGGTAGCTTGGTTTGAAAAACCTGAGAATAGTGTGGGCTTCCTTTCTTCACACATTGTTGGTGACACATCCATGATCAAGACCATCATATCTGATCGGATGTCTGTTATCGTCCAATGCATCTCTTCAATTCTAATAGCAACCATTGTAAGTATGGTTGTTAACTGGCGAATGGGTCTGGTAGCTTGGGCTGTTATGCCTTGCCATTTCATTGGTGGTCTTATTCAAGCCAAATCGGCCAAAGGATTCTCAGGTGACTTCGCTGTTGCTCACCGAGAACTTGTTGCCCTTGCATCAGAATCAGCAAGCAACATCAGAACCGTGGCCTCCTTCGTACATGAAGAGCAGATACTCAAGAAAGCCAAGCACTCATTAAGAGAACCAATGCGGATCAGCAGGATAGAGAGTATCAAGTACGGAATGGTTCAAGGGGTATCACTTTGCTTGTGGAATATTGCACATGCTGTTGCCTTGTGGTATACTACAGTGTTGGTTGATAAGAGACAGGCGACTTTTGAGAATGGAATAAGATCATACCAGATTTTTTCACTCACAGTCCCTTCAATCACTGAgctatggactttgatacccacaGTCATCTCTGCCATCAACATACTAACACCTGCATTTCGGATCCTTGATAGGAAAACTGAAATTGTACCAGATGCACCAGAAAAGATAAGCCTTGAAAGAATTTTAGGCAGAATAGAATTTGAAGAGGTTAGTTTCAACTATCCATCAAGGCCAGAAGTTGTTATACTAGATAATTTCAGTTTAATTATTGAATCTGGACAGAAGGTGGCCCTTGTTGGGCCTAGTGGTGCAGGAAAGTCTTCTGTTTTGGCCCTTCTGTTGAGGTTCTATGATCCTAATGAAGGAAGGATTTTAATTGATAGGAAGGAAATAAGGAAATACAATCTACGATGGTTAAGAAAGCAAATAGGGTTGGTGCAGCAAGAGCCATTACTTTTTAGTTCCTCAATTAGAGACAATATCTGCTATGGAAATGAGGGTGCTTCAGAAACTCAAATAATTGAGGCTGCAAGTGAGGCGAACATTCATGAATTCATAAGCGGCTTGCCAAATGGATATGACACCATTGTAGGCGAAAAGGGTTGCCAGCTTTCTGGTGGACAAAAGCAGCGAATAGCAATTGCACGAACTCTACTGAAGAGGCCTGCAGTACTGCTTCTAGATGAACCTACCAGTGCACTGGATGGAGAATCAGAAAGAAAAGTCATGAGTAATTTAGGATCAAATAAATGGGGTAAGCAAAGAGGGCCATTGTTCAGAAGCACTCAAATTACAGTTGCTCATAGGCTTTCTACAGTGGTTAGTGCAGATGTAATTGTGGTAATGGACAAGGGTAAGGTGGTTGAGATGGGAAACCATGCAACATTAATTGCAGCTACTGGCGTTTATTCAAAACTGTTCCAGCTGCAGAGCCAGATGGAAAGTTAA